The Sphaerochaeta globosa str. Buddy region CTTTGTGACGTCAAGAACGCAATTTTCACTTCGGTCCATCGTACTGATGGGGGAGGTTCTGCAAAACGACCTCTTCTGCAGGGATGATGCAAATGAGGTCGTTCGATTCTCCTACCATGAGAACTCAGAATGCAATCTCCGGATCCAGAGCATCAAGCTCTTGTGCTTGTTCCGCCTTGCTCGTACTATTCGGATCCGGCTTGAACTCCACATGTTCGGCCACCACAACTATTCTTTCCTTGTTGCCGCCCTCTTTGTCCGTCCAGCGCTCTTGCCTGAGCCGGCCTACCACCCGTACACCCCGACCTTTCTGCAAGTATTGCAAGCAACTCTTGGCAAGGGCTCCCCAAGCCTGGATGGAGATGAACATCACCTCCTCCACAGGTTCTGATTGGGCGTTCTTGAAAAAGCGGTTTACCGCAATGCTGAACTTTGCCATCTGCGTAGCAGCCTCCCCAATCACCACCTCTTCAGGATCACGTACAAGGTTGCCTTCCAACAGCACCGAATTCAGATTATTCATACCTGCCTCCGAACACCCCCTGCTTCAGATCCCCGCCAGGCTCAAGCCCGGATCTTGGGGTACGCTTCATAGGGGTGTTCGAGTAGGTAGGGATTTTTTATCTGGTATTGCTTCAGTACTCAGGCAAAGCTAAGCTCTGAAGGGCCGGTTGAACGAGGCTATCTCAATCAAATTCGCCTCTGGATCGGCAATATAGCAGGTTCTTTGTCCCCAAGGCTCGGTGGTAGGCTCCATTACCGATTGAGCACCTTTATGGATTGCTTTGGCATATTCCTCATCCACGTTGTCAAACGTATCAACAGATAAGGCAATCTCACAACGGCCATTCAATCCTTCTGCATATGCATACGTACGGTGAGTCATATTCTCAAAGTCATATCTCCCATACAATAGAAACAGCGTTCCATCCTTTATCAAATAGACGTTGGAAGCATTCTCAGCTTCCTTGATCTCAAATCCCAACACATCCCGATAAAAACGGATCATCACCGCCATATCCTTCACAAACAACCCAAATCCATCAAGCCTCATCATTCTCTCCTTCTCTCCCCGAAATACCCATTTCCCAGCCTATATGGAGAAGCAACTCATGATTCCAGCATACTGCTCAGCGTATCTATGCTTTGCTATTTCGCTCATCTTCTGCCAATCTCTTTCAAGTTTCTGCTTTACCCATCGCTGCCCTTCCTCAAAGGTCATACCTTGTTTATCATAGGCTACGAAAAACAAGGAGGGAAGATCACCCATATGGGCAACTGCATCGGCATCAGCAAGGCATTGCTCCTCTGCTGTTAGCTTCTGCATCAGAACACTTGCTCTATGGTGCAATATGCATTGCGCAACCAGTTCAGTTTTCTTTACAGGATATCCCGCTTCTCGTAGCAGGCCCCTCGCCCTCTGGGCACCATGGATGTGATGTTCTTTTGCTTTGGAATAGTCTTCAATGGAGGAGAGGTCGTGCAGCAGGGTGGCAATGCGAACAACCTCTGCATCAGCTGAATGTAGTTGTGCCAATTCATTTGCGATAGTTACCATAGGAGCAATATGGTTTTCCCATATCCCATATCCGTAGGCATTCTTCTCAGATAAACAAGCTTTCTTCACCAAATCGGCAAGTGTCCGTTCAAGATCTGACGTAAAACTATAGGGTTCTCTGTCATTACCAAGTGAGAGACGTTTCACCAGATTGAACCTATCCAAAAACTGCGCTTGAGAGATCATACTTACATGTCCCCAGTATAATTCCAATGTTGACTGCCTCCATGTTTTTCCTTCAGCAAAACCGAGATGTTCTTGATGGTATGAATCATAAAACAGGCTTGGAATATCCACGATGTTGATCAACATATCGGCATCAGCAACGCAGTATTCTTCAGGGGATTGCTTGGGAAGGTTCAGGTCTGCACGATGATTGAAAATACACTGTGCAACCAATTCAATTTTATCTATAGGGTACTGGTATCCTGCCAGGATTTCTCGAGCACGTTGGGCGCCAAAGCTGTGGTGCAATTTCCTTTGCGAGAAATCCTCTATTCCTGCCAAATCATGAAGCAGCACTGCAAGGGTTACAATTTCCTCATCCGCTTTCTGTACACCAGCGAGTTCTTGTGCAAGGGGAACCATCGGCTTGATGTGATACTTCCAGATCTCATATCCAATCTTGTTTTGTTCTGAAGCGCAGGCATGCTCAACCAATTTAGAAATTGCAGTAATCAGCGCGGTATCCATACGAATCCCCTTTCTCATACCGTAATCCCCCAGCCGGAGTTTTTCAAGAATCATAATCATATCAGGTACAACAAACAGGTCACCTATTGTACCACTGGACAACATACCAGCAAGAAAGCATGATAGTTGAGGCAAGTTACCTTAAAAATCCGATCGTATTTCGAGAATTATTCCTTGGAAACTAGGAATGTATCGAGGAGCAATAGATGGAAGGGCAAGCATTCTGGCAGGTAATTGGAGCTTACAATGACGCAACACGGTGGGCCTTCATTGCATTTCCGGCTCTCCTGGTTGCAACACTGGTGCTTTCCTATACAACGAAGCTACGTTTTGCGGTGAAATTGACGCTGGGACTCTTCCACCTGTTCATCGGGGTTGTGTTTTTTGGGATGTTCGGGACAGAACCTATCCAGAAGTATTTTGCACTCCCGCTCTTCATTGCTTGTGGCCTCTTGTTCTTGTACGAGGCACGAGCAAATCATACTGACAAACCCCAGAAACCAAACCAGTTCCAGAGTATACTCCTCTGTCTGTACGCCCTCTATCCTGCCTTCTCCTACGTACTGGGCCATAGATTTCCACAGCTTGTTACCTACAGCATGCCCTGCCCTGTAGCCTGTTTGGGACTATCCATCTACGCTCTGTATCCCAAAAAAAACAAGGTCCTTTTGGTGTTGCTAACTATCTGGGGTTTGACAGGAGTGAAAGCGATATTCTTTAATGCCTATGAGGATGTAATCCTCTTGGTTTGTGGTATCTACGGAGTATTCCTTCTTGCAAAGGAACTACAGGTAAGAAAAAAACCGATGCATGGTACATCAAACTCATAAGGAGATTGTATGAACAATTGGTTCACCATCAACCAAATTGAAGCCGACACATACATAATCAGTGAATACCGACACTGGGAAGAGACCCATTGTTATCTCTTGAATGGGTCCTCTTGTAGTTTGCTCATCGACACAGGACTCGGCATCTGCAACATTCACGATGAAGTGATGAAACTGACCAACAATCCGATTATCGCTGTTGCCACCCATATCCACTGGGACCATATCGGAGGACACCGATATTTTCCCAATTTCTATGCTCATCCGGATGAATTGAACTGGCTGCACGGCGAGTTTCCTCTCTCCCTGGAACAAATCAAAGCCATGGTAATGGACCGATGTGATGCCCCTGTCGGTTATGACGTAAACACCTATGAGTTTTTCCAAGGAACACCCACCAGACTTCTCAGCGATGGGGAAGCAATAGACATCGGAGGGAGGATTATCAGGGTGCTGCACACCCCAGGCCACTCCCCTGGGCACCTGTGCTTCTGGGAAGAAAATCGCAAATACCTATTCACCGGCGACCTTGTCTACAAGGATACGCTCTTTGCCTACTACCCTTCCACCGATCCCCAAGCCTATCTTGCTTCCCTTAAGAAAATTGCAGCATTACCGGTTGAAAAGGTTTTCCCGGCACATCATTCGCTGGATATACAGCCTGAAATTCTCCAAAGGATGCGCAACACATTCGAGGATTTGGATGCAGAAGGAAAGCTTCACCATGGGACCGGGGTTTGCGAGTATGGTGATTGGGCAGTATGGCTCTAGCCGTTGCTGCGATTTTCTGAATTTCAATCAAAACTGTCCCTGTCCATTCCTTGACCCCAAGAAAATTCGTGGTATGCTCAAATAGTGAGTGAGCACTCACTCACCAGACTTTCCAAGAAAAGGACTGCCCATGGAATCCAAACGAAAGCTTACCAAAGCAACCTTCGACAACCTACCCGACGAAAAGAAGTTGTTGATTCTTAAGACAGCCACCAATGAATTCGCCATCCATGGCTTCGACCATGCAAACATCAACACCATCGCCGAGAAAGCAGGTATCAGCATAGGCTCCCTCTATAAGTACTTCGGCTCGAAGCAGGACCTTTTTCTGATGACCATCCACCAAGGCACCGAGGTCCTGATGCATACACTGCAGGCTATCGTGCCTTCAGCGAAATCGTTTGAGGATAAGTGTCGGGATCTGATCAAAGCCATCCAGACAACCAGCAGAGAGCAGCAGCAACTCATCCGCCTCTACAGTGAATTGACCGGGGTGGGAAACAGTGAACTCGTACAGCAACTTTCCTATGAGATCGAGGCAATATCGGCGAGCATGTACACCGCCTTGATCAAGAATGGGCAGGATACGGGAGAAATCAGATTGGACATTGAGCCGGCAATGGCGGCATTTTTGCTGGACAACCTCTTCATATCCTTGCAATTCTCCTATGCCAGTGAATATTACCAACAGCGTTTCAAGATTTTTCTGGGGAGTGATATTGAGAAAAAGGACAGCTTTGTGTGCGAACAGATGGTGCGATTTCTTTCTTCTGCCTTGAAACCATAATCCACAATCAGGAGGATGGCCGTGGAAAAGAATACCTACCTGCTTTCCTACGATGTCGGAACAACAGGTTTGAAAACATGCCTCTTTTCAAGTCAGAACCAATTGAAACTGGTTGCCTCCTCGCTCGCAAAATACCCGTTGTACCTCTGTGAAGGAGGCGGTGCCGAGCAAGACCCCCAGGACTGGTACAACGCCATGGCCACAACCACCAAACAGGTATTGCTTCAATCGAACATTGAGTCCTCTCTAATTCGGGGAATTTCCTTTTGCTCCCAGATGCAGGCTCTGGTGCTCGTAGATTCCCAAGGCAACGCTCTGAGGAACGCTTTCAGCTATCTCGACCAACGTGCTACCAATGAATTGAAGGAAGGCATGGCGCACGGCCTGACGATTGCCGGTGCAAATATCGTCAAGCTGCTGATATCACTAGCCATTACCAAAGCGGTAGCAACCAGTGTGAAGGATCCCGTTTGGAAATATCAGTGGGTGAAGAAGCATGAAAGCGAAATCTATGCACGCATTCACAAATGGCTTGATGTCAAAGAGTATCTCATCGCACAGCTTACCGGTGCCTTTGTCATGACCGAGGATTCAGCCTTTGCCACCCTGCTCTTCAATGTGAGAAAACGGATATGGAGTCCTTTGATGTGTAAAATGCTCAAAGTCGACCCAAGCCACTTGCCACCTATCATCCGCTCAACGGATGAAGCTGGAAAGCTCAGCCAAAAGGCGGCTGACTTTTTGGGTCTCCAAGCAGGGACTCCCGTATTTGGAGGCGGAGGCGATGCTGCCATCATCGGACTCGGTTCCGGTTCTGCCAAGGCTGGGGACAGCCATATCTATATCGGCACCTCAGGCTGGCTCTCAACCGTCGTAGAAAGAAGCATGGTCGATCCAAAAACAAAAACTGCAGCCATCGTCAGTGCTTTACCCGGATTCTTCACCTATTTCTGTGAACTGGAAACCGCCGGCAAATGCCTAGAATGGGTGAAAGACCACCTGGCTTTGGACGAAATCAACCTCTATCTGGATAAGAAACTGGTAACCGACTCACCTGAGGCGATCGCCACCAACCTTTATGAATATATGGCTTCGGTTATCGACTCCATTCCCCCTGGAAGCAATCGGGTCCTTTTCACCCCGTGGCTGCATGGAAACCGCTGTCCATTTGAAGACTGCAATGTCCGGGGCATGTTCTTCAACGTGAGCCTGGAAACCGGGAAAACCGAAATGATCAGGGCAGTCACCGAGGGTGTCTGCCTGCATATGCGGTGGTTTCTCGAAGTTCAGGAACGAACGATCAAAACATCCCCCACCATCCGTTTCGTTGGGGGGGGAGCCTTGTCACCGGTGACTTGTCAAATTCTCAGTGATACCTTGGGGAGAAACATCCAGACAATCGAGCAACCCCAGAACGTCGGGGCGTTGGGTGCCGCCATTATTGCAGCCATGGGGCTGGGATTATACAAATCCGCCCAGGAAGCGACACAGGCAATCGTGGTGGGAGCACTCTATACTCCCAGGGTGGAAGCCAAGGCGGTATATGACCGCAATTATTCTGTCTACAAACAGCTCTACCGTTGCAACAAGAAGCTTTTTGCTGCCTTGAACTGCCGAGAATAAGGAAATAATCCATGCAAACAAATCATGTTGTACGACTGAGCAAGAAGGAGAATCTCATCCAGATTGGAAAGTTTGTACTCTTCTCCATCAGTGCAGGTGTCATCCAGGTCCTGGTATTTACGGTTCTTGAAGAACTTGTGCATCTCCCCTATTGGCCCAGCTATCTGACTGCCCTCATTGCAAGTGTAATCTACAACTTTACCGTGAACAGGCGCTTTACCTTCAAGAGTGCAAACAACGTACCCAAAGCCATGATGCAGCTTGGTATCTACTACGCCCTGTTCACTCCGCTTTCAACCTGGTGGGGTGATGCGCTCGTTGCCTTGGGCATATCCGATTACCTCGTGCTCGGAGGGACCATGATCATCAACCTCGTCACAGAATTCTGCGTCAATCGGTTCATCATCTACCGCACATCCATGAACACCCGCATGGAACGCGAACATACAAACATTCTGTAGGAGGACGTATATGGATACCCGTTTTGCTATTTCAACCTATCCCGATTGTGCTGCTGTCACCAAGAAACTCGACGCCTTGATAAAAGGCCCCGTGTACAGCATTGCAAGAAAAGCATTGGCTCAGTATGAACATGCATATTTCGATGAGCAGTGCCCCCGTTCCAAAGCTATGATCGATGAGGCAAAGCACTATATTCCCGGGGGTGTACAGCATAACCTGGCCTTCAACCATCCATTTCCGTTGGTAATGACCAAGGCCGAAGGTGCGTACCTGTACGACCTGGACGGCCATCGATATTTTGACTTCCTACAGGCTGGAGGACCTACCGTGCTTGGTT contains the following coding sequences:
- a CDS encoding HD domain-containing protein, whose translation is MDTALITAISKLVEHACASEQNKIGYEIWKYHIKPMVPLAQELAGVQKADEEIVTLAVLLHDLAGIEDFSQRKLHHSFGAQRAREILAGYQYPIDKIELVAQCIFNHRADLNLPKQSPEEYCVADADMLINIVDIPSLFYDSYHQEHLGFAEGKTWRQSTLELYWGHVSMISQAQFLDRFNLVKRLSLGNDREPYSFTSDLERTLADLVKKACLSEKNAYGYGIWENHIAPMVTIANELAQLHSADAEVVRIATLLHDLSSIEDYSKAKEHHIHGAQRARGLLREAGYPVKKTELVAQCILHHRASVLMQKLTAEEQCLADADAVAHMGDLPSLFFVAYDKQGMTFEEGQRWVKQKLERDWQKMSEIAKHRYAEQYAGIMSCFSI
- a CDS encoding DUF6064 family protein, encoding MEGQAFWQVIGAYNDATRWAFIAFPALLVATLVLSYTTKLRFAVKLTLGLFHLFIGVVFFGMFGTEPIQKYFALPLFIACGLLFLYEARANHTDKPQKPNQFQSILLCLYALYPAFSYVLGHRFPQLVTYSMPCPVACLGLSIYALYPKKNKVLLVLLTIWGLTGVKAIFFNAYEDVILLVCGIYGVFLLAKELQVRKKPMHGTSNS
- a CDS encoding xylulokinase, with protein sequence MAVEKNTYLLSYDVGTTGLKTCLFSSQNQLKLVASSLAKYPLYLCEGGGAEQDPQDWYNAMATTTKQVLLQSNIESSLIRGISFCSQMQALVLVDSQGNALRNAFSYLDQRATNELKEGMAHGLTIAGANIVKLLISLAITKAVATSVKDPVWKYQWVKKHESEIYARIHKWLDVKEYLIAQLTGAFVMTEDSAFATLLFNVRKRIWSPLMCKMLKVDPSHLPPIIRSTDEAGKLSQKAADFLGLQAGTPVFGGGGDAAIIGLGSGSAKAGDSHIYIGTSGWLSTVVERSMVDPKTKTAAIVSALPGFFTYFCELETAGKCLEWVKDHLALDEINLYLDKKLVTDSPEAIATNLYEYMASVIDSIPPGSNRVLFTPWLHGNRCPFEDCNVRGMFFNVSLETGKTEMIRAVTEGVCLHMRWFLEVQERTIKTSPTIRFVGGGALSPVTCQILSDTLGRNIQTIEQPQNVGALGAAIIAAMGLGLYKSAQEATQAIVVGALYTPRVEAKAVYDRNYSVYKQLYRCNKKLFAALNCRE
- a CDS encoding VOC family protein is translated as MRLDGFGLFVKDMAVMIRFYRDVLGFEIKEAENASNVYLIKDGTLFLLYGRYDFENMTHRTYAYAEGLNGRCEIALSVDTFDNVDEEYAKAIHKGAQSVMEPTTEPWGQRTCYIADPEANLIEIASFNRPFRA
- a CDS encoding MBL fold metallo-hydrolase is translated as MNNWFTINQIEADTYIISEYRHWEETHCYLLNGSSCSLLIDTGLGICNIHDEVMKLTNNPIIAVATHIHWDHIGGHRYFPNFYAHPDELNWLHGEFPLSLEQIKAMVMDRCDAPVGYDVNTYEFFQGTPTRLLSDGEAIDIGGRIIRVLHTPGHSPGHLCFWEENRKYLFTGDLVYKDTLFAYYPSTDPQAYLASLKKIAALPVEKVFPAHHSLDIQPEILQRMRNTFEDLDAEGKLHHGTGVCEYGDWAVWL
- a CDS encoding TetR/AcrR family transcriptional regulator; the encoded protein is MESKRKLTKATFDNLPDEKKLLILKTATNEFAIHGFDHANINTIAEKAGISIGSLYKYFGSKQDLFLMTIHQGTEVLMHTLQAIVPSAKSFEDKCRDLIKAIQTTSREQQQLIRLYSELTGVGNSELVQQLSYEIEAISASMYTALIKNGQDTGEIRLDIEPAMAAFLLDNLFISLQFSYASEYYQQRFKIFLGSDIEKKDSFVCEQMVRFLSSALKP
- a CDS encoding single-stranded DNA-binding protein, yielding MNNLNSVLLEGNLVRDPEEVVIGEAATQMAKFSIAVNRFFKNAQSEPVEEVMFISIQAWGALAKSCLQYLQKGRGVRVVGRLRQERWTDKEGGNKERIVVVAEHVEFKPDPNSTSKAEQAQELDALDPEIAF
- a CDS encoding GtrA family protein, with translation MQTNHVVRLSKKENLIQIGKFVLFSISAGVIQVLVFTVLEELVHLPYWPSYLTALIASVIYNFTVNRRFTFKSANNVPKAMMQLGIYYALFTPLSTWWGDALVALGISDYLVLGGTMIINLVTEFCVNRFIIYRTSMNTRMEREHTNIL